The following are from one region of the Vicugna pacos chromosome 9, VicPac4, whole genome shotgun sequence genome:
- the DCLRE1B gene encoding 5' exonuclease Apollo isoform X1, with protein MNGVLIPHTPIAVDFWSLRRASSARLFFLSHMHSDHTVGLSSTWTRPVYCSPITAYLLHRHLQVSKQWIRALEIGESHVLPLDEIGRETMTVTLIDANHCPGSVMFLFEGYFGTILYTGDFRYTPSMLKEPALRQGKQIHTLYLDNTNCNPALVLPSQQEATRQIIELIRKYPLHNIKIGLYSLGKESLLEQLALEFRTWVVLSPRRLELVQLLGLADVFTVEEKAGRIHAVDHMEICYSAMLRWNQTHPTIAILPTSRKIYRSHPNIHIIPYSDHSSYSELRAFVTALKPCQVVPIVSRQPCRDYFQDSLSPRLSVPLIPDSVQQYMSSSSRKPSCLWLLLERKLRKLRTQGVMFESLEENADHSQTDPDSKKTKNENLSGDLAKQRSHHPLQIKKQWFPDVCSKEWEGAVPSTESQKTGTVLTAPSGFSVHLRSKDEEFLSLETGEEIGGGPYLIGKEDNEDSTATGNQRAWMDQDSSLSQSSKAASLLAPEVRGLALKYLLTPVKFLQAGFSSRGFDQQAEKYHKLLPEYRQESMQ; from the exons ATGAACGGGGTCCTGATCCCTCATACGCCCATCGCCGTGGACTTTTGGAGCCTGCGCCGGGCTAGCTCCGCCCGGCTTTTCTTCTTGTCCCACATGCACTCGGACCACACCGTGGGTCTGTCTAGCACCTGGACCCGGCCCGTCTATTGCTCCCCAATCACTGCTTACCTCTTGCATCGTCACCTACAG GTGTCTAAGCAGTGGATCCGAGCCCTGGAGATTGGTGAGAGCCATGTCCTGCCTCTAGATGAAATTGGACGTGAGACCATGACTGTAACCCTTATTGATGCCAATCACTGCCCTGGCTCCGTTATGTTTCTCTTTGAAGGATACTTTGGAACCATCCTCTACACAG GTGATTTTCGGTACACACCATCCATGCTAAAGGAGCCAGCTCTGAGGCAGGGGAAACAGATCCACACCTTATACCTAGACAATACCAATTGCAATCCAGCCCTGGTTCTTCCTTCCCAACAAGAAGCTACCCGCCAGATTATTGAGCTCATTCGAAAGTACCCACTACATAACATAAAAATTG GACTCTATAGCCTGGGGAAAGAGTCACTGCTGGAGCAGCTGGCCCTGGAGTTTCGGACTTGGGTGGTTTTGAGTCCCCGGCGCCTGGAGTTGGTGCAGCTGCTGGGCCTGGCAGATGTGTTCACGGTGGAGGAGAAGGCTGGCCGCATCCATGCCGTGGACCATATGGAAATCTGCTATTCTGCCATGCTGCGCTGGAACCAGACCCACCCCACCATTGCTATCCTCCCCACCAGTCGGAAAATCTACCGCTCCCACCCCAATATCCACATCATCCCTTACTCTGACCATTCCTCCTACTCTGAGCTGCGTGCCTTTGTCACGGCACTGAAGCCTTGCCAGGTGGTGCCCATTGTCAGTCGACAACCCTGTAGGGACTACTTTCAGGAcagcctgagccccaggctctctGTGCCCCTAATTCCAGACTCTGTGCAGCAGTACATGAGTTCCTCCTCTAGAAAACCAAGTTGTCTCTGGTTGTTGTTAGAAAGGAAGCTAAGGAAACTGAGAACCCAGGGTGTCATGTTTGAATCACTTGAGGAAAATGCAGACCACTCTCAAACTGACCCGGACTCAAAAAAGACCAAGAATGAGAACCTTTCTGGGGACCTTGCAAAGCAGCGCTCCCACCATCCTTTGCAGATCAAGAAACAGTGGTTCCCAGACGTCTGCAGCAAAGAATGGGAGGGGGCAGTCCCCTCCACTGAGTCCCAGAAGACGGGGACTGTATTGACTGCCCCTTCGGGGTTTTCAGTGCACTTAAGGTCTAAAGATGAGGAATTTCTCTCCCTGGAAACTGGAGAGGAAATCGGTGGAGGGCCCTACTTGATAGGCAAGGAAGACAATGAGGACTCAACAGCCACAGGGAACCAGAGAGCCTGGATGGACCAGGATTCTTCCCTGTCTCAGAGCAGCAAGGCTGCCTCTCTTCTGGCTCCCGAGGTCAGGGGCCTGGCACTAAAATACCTTCTGACTCCAGTGAAATTTCTCCAGGCAGGGTTCTCTTCCAGGGGCTTTGACCAGCAagcagaaaaataccataaactcTTGCCTGAGTACCGACAGGAGAGTATGCAATGA
- the DCLRE1B gene encoding 5' exonuclease Apollo isoform X2 codes for MNGVLIPHTPIAVDFWSLRRASSARLFFLSHMHSDHTVGLSSTWTRPVYCSPITAYLLHRHLQVSKQWIRALEIGESHVLPLDEIGRETMTVTLIDANHCPGSVMFLFEGYFGTILYTGLYSLGKESLLEQLALEFRTWVVLSPRRLELVQLLGLADVFTVEEKAGRIHAVDHMEICYSAMLRWNQTHPTIAILPTSRKIYRSHPNIHIIPYSDHSSYSELRAFVTALKPCQVVPIVSRQPCRDYFQDSLSPRLSVPLIPDSVQQYMSSSSRKPSCLWLLLERKLRKLRTQGVMFESLEENADHSQTDPDSKKTKNENLSGDLAKQRSHHPLQIKKQWFPDVCSKEWEGAVPSTESQKTGTVLTAPSGFSVHLRSKDEEFLSLETGEEIGGGPYLIGKEDNEDSTATGNQRAWMDQDSSLSQSSKAASLLAPEVRGLALKYLLTPVKFLQAGFSSRGFDQQAEKYHKLLPEYRQESMQ; via the exons ATGAACGGGGTCCTGATCCCTCATACGCCCATCGCCGTGGACTTTTGGAGCCTGCGCCGGGCTAGCTCCGCCCGGCTTTTCTTCTTGTCCCACATGCACTCGGACCACACCGTGGGTCTGTCTAGCACCTGGACCCGGCCCGTCTATTGCTCCCCAATCACTGCTTACCTCTTGCATCGTCACCTACAG GTGTCTAAGCAGTGGATCCGAGCCCTGGAGATTGGTGAGAGCCATGTCCTGCCTCTAGATGAAATTGGACGTGAGACCATGACTGTAACCCTTATTGATGCCAATCACTGCCCTGGCTCCGTTATGTTTCTCTTTGAAGGATACTTTGGAACCATCCTCTACACAG GACTCTATAGCCTGGGGAAAGAGTCACTGCTGGAGCAGCTGGCCCTGGAGTTTCGGACTTGGGTGGTTTTGAGTCCCCGGCGCCTGGAGTTGGTGCAGCTGCTGGGCCTGGCAGATGTGTTCACGGTGGAGGAGAAGGCTGGCCGCATCCATGCCGTGGACCATATGGAAATCTGCTATTCTGCCATGCTGCGCTGGAACCAGACCCACCCCACCATTGCTATCCTCCCCACCAGTCGGAAAATCTACCGCTCCCACCCCAATATCCACATCATCCCTTACTCTGACCATTCCTCCTACTCTGAGCTGCGTGCCTTTGTCACGGCACTGAAGCCTTGCCAGGTGGTGCCCATTGTCAGTCGACAACCCTGTAGGGACTACTTTCAGGAcagcctgagccccaggctctctGTGCCCCTAATTCCAGACTCTGTGCAGCAGTACATGAGTTCCTCCTCTAGAAAACCAAGTTGTCTCTGGTTGTTGTTAGAAAGGAAGCTAAGGAAACTGAGAACCCAGGGTGTCATGTTTGAATCACTTGAGGAAAATGCAGACCACTCTCAAACTGACCCGGACTCAAAAAAGACCAAGAATGAGAACCTTTCTGGGGACCTTGCAAAGCAGCGCTCCCACCATCCTTTGCAGATCAAGAAACAGTGGTTCCCAGACGTCTGCAGCAAAGAATGGGAGGGGGCAGTCCCCTCCACTGAGTCCCAGAAGACGGGGACTGTATTGACTGCCCCTTCGGGGTTTTCAGTGCACTTAAGGTCTAAAGATGAGGAATTTCTCTCCCTGGAAACTGGAGAGGAAATCGGTGGAGGGCCCTACTTGATAGGCAAGGAAGACAATGAGGACTCAACAGCCACAGGGAACCAGAGAGCCTGGATGGACCAGGATTCTTCCCTGTCTCAGAGCAGCAAGGCTGCCTCTCTTCTGGCTCCCGAGGTCAGGGGCCTGGCACTAAAATACCTTCTGACTCCAGTGAAATTTCTCCAGGCAGGGTTCTCTTCCAGGGGCTTTGACCAGCAagcagaaaaataccataaactcTTGCCTGAGTACCGACAGGAGAGTATGCAATGA